One Brassica oleracea var. oleracea cultivar TO1000 chromosome C7, BOL, whole genome shotgun sequence genomic window carries:
- the LOC106303173 gene encoding uncharacterized protein LOC106303173, whose protein sequence is MIYEFKNIHAKIDGNYPDLNNNYMQLASHLKALESQVASMHSSSKQPMGSLSGKPEKNPKESCNVVFSTTSPEIELSDHEKEEDEIERLVFGTEFGEVERFVVATAEEHIVKDVAMKVEAMNLQRTEHKAAKQVEKRAEKVLTKAQKKVLSKFRKDLSDVGVRLPKISGIREAHVQMMLINDILDHQTEVVELLDISIQKIDPPIPPKSLPKLESQGMFTLPCYLGNLTFDDALSLGIESMEPNASSIQFGDSSSTTPIGLIKDFPLKIGTCTIPIDLTVLKMATEKRVSLILGTPFLTTVGACIDFANKKVTLVNVNKAVFYPLQSPKMIAEYCGTITCGASSIEKTKTEGIVIKKEGLARESSKELCDEHLESATK, encoded by the exons ATGATTTATGAGTTCAAGAACATCCATGCAAAGATTGATGGGAACTATCCTGACCTCAACAACAATTACATGCAACTTGCCTCTCATCTCAAGGCTTTGGAGAGTCAAGTTGCTTCTATGCATTCCTCCTCCAAGCAGCCAATGGGGTCTCTATCAGGGAAACCAGAAAAGAACCCCAAGGAGTCTTGCAATGTTGTCTTCTCCACTACTTCTCCAGAGATTGAGCTGAGTGATCATGAGAAAGAGGAGGATGAGATTGAAAGACTGGTATTTGGAACTGAGTTTGGGGAAGTTGAGAGATTTGTTGTGGCCACAGCTGAAGAACATATTGTGAAGGACGTTGCCATGAAGGTTGAAGCAATGAATCTGCAAAGAACTGAGCACAAGGCTGCGAAACAAGTTGAAAAGAGAGCTGAAAAAG TTCTCACCAAAGCTCAGAAGAAGGTGCTCTCCAAGTTCAGGAAAGATCTTAGTGATGTTGGGGTCAGGCTTCCAAAAATCTCGGGTATACGTGAAGCTCATGTCCAGATGATGCTCATCAACGACATTCTAGACCACCAAACTGAAGTGGTCGAGCTTTTGGACATCTCCATTCAGAAGATTGATCCACCAATCCCTCCAAAGTCCCTCCCTAAGCTTGAGTCTCAAGGGATGTTCACATTGCCTTGCTACCTTGGTAATCTCACTTTTGATGATGCTCTT AGTCTAGGGATTGAGAGCATGGAGCCAAACGCATCTTCCATACAGTTTGGAGATTCCTCTTCTACAACTCCAATTGGTCTCATCAAGGACTTCCCTTTGAAGATTGGAACATGCACCATTCCTATAGACCTCACTGTTCTGAAGATGGCAACTGAGAAGAGGGTTTCATTGATCCTTGGCACTCCATTCCTTACAACAGTAGGAGCTTGCATAGACTTTGCCAACAAGAAGGTCACACTCGTAAATGTGAACAAAGCTGTCTTCTATCCACTACAATCACCAAAGATGATTGCTGAGTATTGTGGAACAATCACTTGTGGAGCATCCTCCATTGAGAAGACCAAGACTGAAGGGATTGTTATTAAGAAAGAAGGTCTTGCTAGAGAGTCCTCTAAAGAGCTGTGTGATGAGCACTTGGAAAGTGCTACAAAGTAG
- the LOC106303174 gene encoding uncharacterized protein LOC106303174, with the protein MGETLPSDTVTTWNECKRAFLDKFFSTLRTSKIRNEISGFQQKGLESFSEAWERIKGYWAQFPHHGFSKESLLSTFYRGALPQCRNWLDTANNGFFLGRTGEEADELVENMAKINSVYIEEHDRINRSDDQQTKKELKSLQAKLDLLFVEKAKQEKMNFIGDQKKEAPPVINEVDGLEGQEELCFINANGTWYMKEPNFQYQNNSQQRPYYNNQQRGYQAKQNYPQANQSLQTQESSFQAQDPDSSVDYMFKQLFEF; encoded by the coding sequence ATGGGAGAAACTCTTCCAAGTGACACTGTCACTACTTGGAATGAGTGCAAGAGAGCTTTCCTAGACAAGTTCTTCTCTACTTTAAGGACATCTAAGATCAGGAACGAAATCTCTGGTTTTCAACAGAAAGGTCTAGAGAGCTTCAGTGAAGCATGGGAGAGGATCAAGGGCTATTGGGCTCAATTCCCTCATCATGGTTTCAGCAAGGAGAGTTTGCTTAGCACCTTCTATAGAGGAGCTCTACCACAGTGCAGAAACTGGCTTGATACTGCCAACAATGGTTTCTTCTTGGGAAGAACTGGGGAAGAGGCAGATGAACTGGTAGAGAACATGGCCAAGATTAACTCAGTCTACATTGAGGAGCATGATAGGATCAACAGAAGTGATGATCAACAGACAAAGAAAGAGCTGAAGTCTCTCCAAGCCAAGTTGGATCTACTTTTTGTAGAAAAGGCTAAGCAGGAGAAGATGAACTTTATTGGTGACCAGAAAAAAGAGGCACCTCCAGTGATCAATGAGGTTGATGGTTTAGAAGGTCAAGAGGAGTTGTGCTTCATCAATGCCAATGGCACATGGTACATGAAAGAGCCCAATTTTCAGTACCAAAACAACTCTCAGCAAAGGCCTTACTACAACAATCAACAAAGAGGTTACCAAGCCAAGCAGAACTATCCTCAAGCCAACCAATCTCTTCAAACTCAAGAAAGCTCTTTTCAAGCTCAAGATCCAGATTCAAGTGTGGATTATATGTTCAAGCAACTCTTTGAATTTTAG
- the LOC106303175 gene encoding uncharacterized protein LOC106303175: MMDTVNLSRSQRLLFANATRLAREGSENVAVRDATECARDGQSGAVPVDSITLRARAVEDDPSEDDDSESKLFPTTFYPEGIFEELPRLHPDLLRPAFVAGQDWDGMDETKSTPRSVKRVLRAKNATGVTFLIPTKEQRPWSPPIGYQTVYESYFQDDTRCWFPIPRLITAYARRRDLAISQLLNGSLRLAVTLSVLAEQIDMLMSVRSFEEMTSITDMKDGTCSVKMRPNCNMCAGHPNKTQNWQHSYFFLKSDNSAFEEPPQEDYQVLWNRSCVGHPTSPVYPEDFLKSVRAVALLRIYRWSEITVEKICELKDRIARREWRSDLSTVLPIRTKRLDIFPRDIQKQVSEAKRMGTLPDLSAMLAAQLGLTSGEGPSTVVPRVDEPPPLPMLEMRGRKKKKKKRRTKKKSADEESENPEERTEIGEGDVQEEELRPEEEVLEGETSGEKDDEEEAIKEEESEASLGAPHSGDPEEESEGSPLLIRGRGDEVGSEARSPTPISPCERAPAHPNNGAVQGPAPLAYVPEKYGELLRQLRGRTKPLPAAKDLIFGGEYEEAARAKLLRQSLMVFVASHVQGDSAMNIVFDKYDTALKGALKELELAKKEFAEKEEASVRQLNASRADVERLNGIVTRTIARRDELKAELEASQGVVRELERKNAELESEKASLAASHEREMRRLRDFRILARLLHSQAFGTRKCLEAVKRAGSDISQATIKIFAEQEKKYEQEAEKLKVGEIPEGDITLSPLVLDSQFVDARILASLDPYGSNAGLIDPETAASLHVPPTHPTVERREDPTPLLEGPLAALGGETPNRGNRAAEDDAPVLVLSDTSAEGSRRGNEGENVEALEEANPEIVPRSDEVHVSLAARGSSVRASELSALNDRESDREDLLLLYVVSFQSRRACVVIF; the protein is encoded by the exons ATGATGGATACAGTTAATTTGTCTCGCTCCCAGAGGCTATTATTCGCGAATGCGACGAGGCTTGCGAGAGAAGGAAGTGAGAATGTCGCTGTGAGGGACGCGACGGAGTGTGCGAGAGATGGACAGAGCGGGGCGGTGCCCGTTGACTCGATTACCTTGAGAGCTCGCGCAGTGGAAGACGATCCTTCGGAAGACGACGATTCTGAATCCAAGTTGTTTCCGACGACCTTCTATCCCGAAGGGATTTTTGAGGAGCTTCCACGACTGCATCCTGACTTATTGCGCCCTGCTTTCGTGGCTGGTCAAGATTGGGACGGTATGGACGAGACCAAGTCGACCCCGAGGAGCGTGAAGAGGGTTCTTCGGGCTAAGAACGCTACAGGCGTGACCTTCCTCATTCCTACGAAGGAGCAAAGGCCTTGGTCTCCTCCGATCGGGTACCAAACGGTATACGAGTCCTATTTCCAGGATGACACCCGCTGTTGGTTCCCCATCCCGCGACTGATCACCGCGTACGCTAGGCGGCGAGATCTTGCGATTAGTCAGTTGCTGAACGGCTCGCTGCGACTAGCCGTCACCTTATCAGTTCTGGCGGAGCAGATTGATATGCTGATGAGTGTCAGGTCGTTCGAGGAGATGACCTCGATAACCGACATGAAGGACGGAACCTGCTCGGTGAAGATGCGACCAAACTGCAATATGTGCGCTGGTCATCCAAACAAGACGCAGAATTGGCAGCATTCCTATTTTTTCCTCAAATCCGATAACTCGGCTTTCGAGGAGCCTCCTCAAGAGGATTATCAGGTCCTATGGAACCGTTCTTGTG TTGGCCATCCTACGTCTCCGGTCTATCCCGAAGATTTCCTGAAGAGCGTTCGAGCCGTCGCCCTGCTTCGAATCTATCGTTGGTCCGAGATCACCGTCGAGAAGATTTGTGAACTTAAGGACCGGATCGCTCGAC GAGAGTGGAGATCTGATCTTTCGACTGTTCTTCCTATTCGCACTAAGCGACTAGACATCTTCCCGAGGGACATCCAGAAACAAGTTTCCGAGGCAAAGAGGATGGGAACTCTTCCTGACTTAAGCGCGATGCTAGCTGCCCAGCTGGGGTTGACAAGCGGGGAAGGGCCCTCGACGGTGGTTCCTCGCGTTGATGAGCCCCCCCCCCTTCCGATGCTAGAAATGCGGGGAAGG AAGAAGAAGAAGAAGAAGAGAAGGACAAAGAAGAAGTCCGCTGACGAAGAGTCGGAGAATCCCGAGGAACGGACTGAAATAGGGGAGGGAGATGTTCAAGAAGAAGAACTTCGACCCGAAGAAGAGGTTCTCGAAGGTGAGACCTCAGGAGAAAAAGACGACGAGGAGGAAGCCATCAAAGAAGAGGAATCTGAGGCTTCCCTCGGCGCTCCCCACTCAGGCGATCCCGAAGAGGAGTCTGAGGGGTCGCCACTTCTGATAAGGGGGCGCGGCGATGAAGTTGGCAGCGAGGCGCGATCTCCCACTCCAATATCTCCTTGCGAAAGGGCTCCGGCTCATCCTAATAACGGGGCCGTCCAG GGACCAGCTCCTTTGGCGTACGTTCCGGAGAAATACGGGGAACTCCTTCGTCAATTAAGGGGAAGGACGAAACCCCTGCCTGCTGCGAAGGACCTCATCTTCGGGGGTGAGTACGAGGAGGCTGCGAGGGCAAAGCTGTTG CGTCAGTCTCTTATGGTTTTCGTCGCTTCGCATGTTCAGGGGGATAGCGCGATGAATATCGTGTTTGATAAATACGATACTGCCCTGAAGGGAGCTTTGAAGGAACTCGAGTTGGCTAAGAAGGAGTTCGCTGAAAAGGAAGAAGCTTCTGTTCGTCAGCTGAATGCGTCGAGGGCCGATGTGGAGAGACTTAACGGGATAGTTACTCGCACTATTGCTCGAAGGGACGAGCTCAAGGCTGAGTTAGAGGCATCCCAAGGAGTCGTCCGTGAGCTTGAGCGAAAGAACGCCGAGCTTGAAAGTGAGAAGGCTTCACTCGCTGCATCCCATGAAAGAGAGATGAGGCGCCTTAGAGATTTCAGAATCCTG GCCCGGTTGCTTCATAGCCAAGCCTTCGGAACCCGGAAATGCCTTGAGGCCGTAAAGAGGGCTGGGAGCGACATCTCGCAAGCCACTATCAAGATATTCGCCGAGCAAGAAAAGAAATACGAGCAGGAAGCCGAGAAGCTCAAGGTGGGCGAGATACCCGAGGGAGATATCACCCTTTCTCCTCTTGTATTGGACTCTCAGTTTGTGGATGCTCGAATCTTGGCGAGTCTCGATCCTTATGGGTCCAACGCCGGGTTGATCGATCCGGAGACCGCAGCGAGTCTTCACGTTCCGCCTACTCATCCGACCGTAGAGCGACGTGAAGACCCAACGCCTCTTCTTGAAGGTCCTTTGGCTGCACTTGGGGGAGAAACGCCTAATCGAGGAAACCGTGCCGCTGAAGATGACGCTCCCGTCCTCGTGCTCTCGGACACTTCAGCCGAGGGATCCCGTCGAGGCAATGAAGGAGAGAACGTCGAGGCGTTAGAAGAAGCTAATCCAGAGATCGTCCCGAGATCAGACGAAGTGCATGTTTCTCTAGCTGCTCGTGGGTCGAGCGTCAGGGCTTCGGAGCTCTCTGCCCTCAACGATCGTGAAAGCGACCGGGAGGACTTGCTTCTCTTGTATGTTGTTTCTTTTCAGTCCCGGAGGGCTTGTGTTGTTATCTTTTAG